One region of Eupeodes corollae chromosome 1, idEupCoro1.1, whole genome shotgun sequence genomic DNA includes:
- the LOC129940120 gene encoding TBC1 domain family member whacked, producing MATSPRSADTISLCSTVSSCPDRNGFYGGFQRTDKPKEPLSKAQILAREKKWIHMTENWSIYMSKNYKKIRERCRKGIPKSVRPRAWFYLSGAYLLKKKHGNLYETLLQKPGNPQVIEEIKRDKHRQFPFHEMFLDEDKIGQIELFNVLKAYSIYNPKVGFCQAQAPIAAFLLMHMPAEDAFWVFVSVCDVYLEDYFMSGLEVLQNDAAILEGLLKKTFPSVYRHLQKHKIEPLLYMTDWFLCAMTRTLPWETLLRVWDCFLAEGIRVIFKVALVLLGASLGRQKVRKQCNGLIETLEVLKSLPEKVLEEEFILNNIQRLNLTVQDFEIEHTRQKQKREKMRKLEQQHEQQANGGGGPK from the exons ATGGCGACATCACCACGTTCTGCAGACACAATATCGTTATGCTCAACGGTATCAAGTTGTCCCGATCGAAATGGTTTCTATGGAGGCTTCCAACGTACAGATAAACCAAAAGAACCTCTTTCCAAAGCACAAATTCTGGCCCGCGAAAAGAAATGGATACACATGACTGAGAATTGGTCTAtttatatgtcaaaaaattataaaaag ATAAGAGAACGCTGTCGCAAAGGAATTCCCAAATCAGTAAGACCAAGAGCATGGTTTTATCTCTCTGgagcttatttattaaaaaagaaacacggtAATCTTTATGAGACCCTCTTACAAAAACCAGGAAATCCGCAAGTCATCGAAGAAATCAAAAGAGATAAACACCGACAATTTCCCTTTCATGAAATGTTCCTAGACGAAGATAAAATTGGCcaaattgaattgtttaatgTGTTGAAAGCATATTCCATATACAATCCAAAAGTTGGATTCTGTCAAGCTCAGGCGCCAATTGCAGCTTTTTTACTCATGCATATGCCAGCTGAAGATGCCTTTTGGGTTTTTGTTAGCGTGTGTGATgt atatttaGAAGACTATTTCATGTCTGGCTTGGAAGTTCTTCAAAACGACGCTGCCATTCTTGAGGGTCTATTAAAGAAAACCTTCCCTTCTGTCTATCGGCatttacaaaaacacaaaatcgaACCACTGCTTTATATGACTGACTGGTTTCTATGTGCAATGACACGAACGCTTCCATGGGAAACTCTCTTACGTGTTTGGGATTGTTTCTTAGCCGAAGGAATTCGCGTAATTTTCAAAGTAGCGCTCGTTCTGCTTGGTGCATCACTTGGCAGGCAAAAGGTTCGCAAACAATGCAATGGTCTTATAGAAACACTAGAAGTCCTTAAATCCCTACCAGAAAAAGTTCTCGAAgaggaatttattttaaataatatccaGCGATTGAATCTTACAgttcaagattttgaaattgaacATACGCGTCAGAAACAAAAACGAGAAAAAATGCGAAAATTAGAACAACAGCACGAACAACAAGCGAATGGTGGAGGAGGGCCGAAATAG
- the LOC129941468 gene encoding short-chain specific acyl-CoA dehydrogenase, mitochondrial: MISLLKHSSRLAQHALNLKRNIACLAALPETHQMLQKTVRDFADNELIPKAAKFDREHLYPAEEIKKMGELGLMAVAVPEEYGGTGLDTLAYAIAMEEISRGCASAGVIMSVNNSLYLGPILAFGNEKQKKEYIEPFTTGEKIGFFALSEPGNGSDAGAASTTAVLKGDRYVLNGTKAWITNGFEAESGVVIATTSKALKHKGISAFIVSKDLKGFTVGKKEDKLGIRGSSTCQLIFEDCEIPKENLLGEEGYGFKIAMKGLDGGRIGIAGQALGIAQASLELAVDYSNKRTAFGKPISKLQIIQQKIADMASSVESARLLTWRSAWLKDNGKPFTKEAAMAKLAASEAATFCSHQAIQVLGGMGYVSDMAAERHYRDARITEIYEGTSEIQKLVIAGSVLKELSV, translated from the exons ATGATTTCGTTATTAAAACATTCTTCGAGATTAG CTCAACATGCATTGAACTTGAAAAGGAACATTGCATGTCTAGCGGCATTGCCGGAGACTCACCAAATGCTCCAAAAGACAGTCAGAGACTTCGCTGACAATGAACTCATACCAAAGGCTGCCAAATTTGATCGCGAACACTTGTATCCTGCCGAAGAGATCAAGAAAATGGGTGAACTTGGTTTGATGGCTGTTGCTGTGCCAGAGGAATATG GTGGCACTGGTTTGGACACACTTGCCTATGCTATTGCTATGGAGGAAATCTCAAGGGGATGTGCATCAGCTGGTGTCATAATGTCTGTTAATAATTCACTCTACTTGGGTCCGATTCTGGCATTTGGTAATGAAAAACAGAAGAAAGAATACATCGAGCCTTTTACTACCGGTgaaaaaattggtttctttGCTCTGTCGGAACCTGGCAACGGATCTGATGCTGGAGCGGCCTCTACTACTGCTGTTCTGAAAGGAGATCGATATGTTTTGAATGGAACCAAAGCATGGATCACTAATGGATTCGAGGCCGAATCGGGAGTGGTAATCGCAACTACATCGAAGGCCTTGAAACACAAAGGAATTTCTGCCTTTATAGTTTCAAAGGATTTGAAAGGTTTTACCGTTGGCAAGAAAGAAGACAAACTAGGAATTCGCGGCTCCTCTACAtgtcaattgattttcgaaGATTGTGAAATCCCCAAAGAGAATCTTTTGGGTGAAGAAGGCTATGGCTTCAAGATCGCCATGAAAGGTCTTGATGGAGGACGAATTGGAATCGCTGGACAGGCTCTAGGTATTGCCCAGGCTTCACTCGAACTGGCTGTTGATTATTCTAACAAGCGAACGGCTTTTGGTAAGCccatttcaaaattacaaataattcaacaaaaaattgccGACATGGCATCGAGTGTGGAGTCTGCGCGTCTTCTAACATGGCGTTCAGCGTGGCTAAAAGATAATGGCAAACCATTTACCAAAGAAGCTGCCATGGCCAAACTAGCTGCTTCGGAAGCTGCAACTTTTTGCTCTCACCAAGCCATTCAAGTCCTCGGTGGAATGGGTTATGTTTCAGATATGGCCGCAGAAAGACATTATCGTGATGCTAGGATAACAGAAATTTATGAGGGCACTTCGGAAATCCAGAAATTGGTTATTGCTGGGTCGGTGCTAAAAGAGTTGAGTGTATAA